The segment CCATCACCCGGCCGGCCACCCCGGCCCGGGACGGGCGCAGCGGCTCCGGCTCGGGGACGGTGCTGCCCAGGTCGGCCCGCGCCCGGGCCCGGGCCAGCCGGCCGAACCGGCGGCAGCAGCCCAGCCCGAAGGCCAGCAGCGGCAGCCCGATCACCGTCACCGCCAGGCCCAGCCCGGCCGTCAGCAGCACCGCCGTCACGGCGAACCCGGCCACTCCGATCGGCAGGTTCAGCAGCGCGTTGCGCACCTCCCGCCACAGCGGTGCCCCGTACAACGACGGGCGCTTCGCCTCGTCCTCCATGGTCGGCGCCCTTTCCTGGTGCTCTCGCCGGTGCTTCGTCGATCACCAGCATCCCGTCCGGCGACCTCCCCCCGCCATGGTGCTGCACACCGTCTTCTTCCGGGGGTTATCCCCACCCCCCGTCCTGCACCCCGGGCCCGGGCCGTCCGCAAGCGGAATTCCGCCGGCGTCCAGCGGACGTCCACCGTCCGTCTTGCAGAACGGGCGGGTGGCGGAGTAAACGAGCGGTGCACATAGACTCCCGCGATAGCGATGGTTATGGACGGGCAAAGAAGAAGGGCGTGACCCATGGAGTGGCAGCCGCTCGCTGCCGACCCCGCCGTCGGCAGCGGCTACTTCGACGCCTACGCGGCGATCGGTCTGCTGGCGGTCATCGGCGTCCTCTTCGTCGCGGTGGCCTTCACCGCGAACCGCCTGATGCGACCGGTGGTCGACACCCCCGAGAAGCTGCTCGCCTACGAGTGCGGGGTGGACCCGGTCGGCGAGGGCTGGGCGCACACGCAGATCCGGTACTACGTCTACGCCTTCCTGTACGTGATCTTCGCGGTCGACGCGATCTACCTGTTCCCGTGGGCCACGGTGTTCTCCGCCGCCGGCTTCGGGGCGGTCACGCTGGTGGAGATGTTCGTCTTCATCGGCTTCCTCGCGGTCGGACTGCTCTACGCCTGGAAGAAGGGCGTTCTGGAATGGACGTGACGCACTCGCACGGGACGCCCGGCTCCGGCCCCGTCCCGCTCGGCATCCCCGACCCGGCCCGCCCCGGCGCCGCCGTCGAGCAGCGCCGCCTCGGCCCGCTGGCCCGGCTCGCCCCGGACCCGGTCAAGGTGGTGCTCAACTGGGGCCGCCGCTACAGCCTCTGGTGCTTCAACTTCGGACTGGCCTGCTGCGCGATCGAGTTCATCGCCGCGTCGATGGCCAAGCACGACTTCATCCGGATGGGTGTCATCCCGTTCGCGCCCGGCCCCCGGCAGGCCGACCTGATGATCGTCTCGGGCACCGTCACCGACAAGATGGCCCCCGCCGTCAAGCGCCTGTACGAGCAGATGCCCGAACCGAAGTACGTCATCTCCTTCGGCGCCTGCGCCAACTCCGGCGGCCCGTACTGGGACTCGTACTCCGTCACCAAGGGCGTCGACCAGATCATCCCGGTCGACGTCTACGTGCCCGGCTGCCCGCCGCGGCCCGAGGCGCTGCTCCAGGGCATCCTCAAGCTGCAGGAGAAGATCGCCGCCGAGGACGTCCCGCAGCGCTACGCCGCGCCCGCCGCCGCGCTGGGCCGCCCGCTGCGGACCGCGCCGGGCACCGCCCCGGGGGAGGGGCAGCAGTGACCGACACCCCGGAGACCCCCGAGGTCCCCGAGACGCCCGCCGAGCCGGTGCCCGCCGCCGAGCCCACCCCCGCCGAGCGGACCGCCGCGTCCGTCGGCCCGTGGGCGAGCGCCACCGAGGCGTACGACCTGCTGACCGTCGACGTGCCCGCCGAGCACTGGATCGAGGCGCTCACCGCCGCCCGCGACGTCCTCGGCCTGGCCTTCCTGGACTGGCTGAGCGCCGTCGACGACCTCGACCGGGGCTTCGCCGTCTGCGCGCACCTGGCCGCCGTCGGCGGGCCCGGCGGCGTGCGCCGGCTGCTGCTGCGCACCCGGGTGCCGCGCGAGAAGGCCGAACTGCCCACCGCCGTCGGGGTGTACGCCGGTGCCGCCTGGCACGAGCGGGAGACCCTGGAGATGTTCGGCATCGGGTTCACCGGCCACCCGCACCCCGTCACCCTGCTGCTGCCGGACGGCTTCGAGGGCCACCCGCTGCGCAAGGACTTCGTGCTGGCCGCCCGGGTCGCCAAGGACTGGCCCGGCGCCAAGGAGCCCGGCGAGTCCGCCGACCACGGCGGCCCGGCCCGGCGCAAGATGCAGCCCGCCGGCGTCCCCGACCCGAACGAGTGGGGCCCGCTCAAGGGCACCCTGCCGCCGGTCGCCGAACGCCCCGCCCGCGGGGCCGCCCGGGCCGGCGCGGCCAGGACCGGTGCCGCCGCCGGGGTCGACCGCCCGCGCCGCACCCGCAGCGTGGAGGCCGGCTCCGCGAGCCAGGCCGAGGCCGCGCCCGGAGCCGGAGCCACGCCCGCCGACGCCCCGCCGGTGCGCGCGGACCGGCCGCGCCGCACCCGCAGCGTCGGCGAGGGCTCGGTCAGCCAGGCCGCCGAACCGGCCGAGCCGCCCGAGGCGCCGCGCCGCACCGCCCGCACCCAGTCGTCCGACGCCCCGTGGCACGCGCCCGTCCCGGCCCACGACGAGCAACCGGAACAGCCCGAGCAGCCGGAGCAGCCGGAACGACCCCAGCAGCCCGAACAGCAGCCCGAGAAGCAGGACGGAGACAGCGCGTGAACC is part of the Kitasatospora cineracea genome and harbors:
- a CDS encoding NADH-quinone oxidoreductase subunit C, which translates into the protein MTDTPETPEVPETPAEPVPAAEPTPAERTAASVGPWASATEAYDLLTVDVPAEHWIEALTAARDVLGLAFLDWLSAVDDLDRGFAVCAHLAAVGGPGGVRRLLLRTRVPREKAELPTAVGVYAGAAWHERETLEMFGIGFTGHPHPVTLLLPDGFEGHPLRKDFVLAARVAKDWPGAKEPGESADHGGPARRKMQPAGVPDPNEWGPLKGTLPPVAERPARGAARAGAARTGAAAGVDRPRRTRSVEAGSASQAEAAPGAGATPADAPPVRADRPRRTRSVGEGSVSQAAEPAEPPEAPRRTARTQSSDAPWHAPVPAHDEQPEQPEQPEQPERPQQPEQQPEKQDGDSA
- a CDS encoding NADH-quinone oxidoreductase subunit A; protein product: MEWQPLAADPAVGSGYFDAYAAIGLLAVIGVLFVAVAFTANRLMRPVVDTPEKLLAYECGVDPVGEGWAHTQIRYYVYAFLYVIFAVDAIYLFPWATVFSAAGFGAVTLVEMFVFIGFLAVGLLYAWKKGVLEWT
- a CDS encoding NADH-quinone oxidoreductase subunit B; translation: MDVTHSHGTPGSGPVPLGIPDPARPGAAVEQRRLGPLARLAPDPVKVVLNWGRRYSLWCFNFGLACCAIEFIAASMAKHDFIRMGVIPFAPGPRQADLMIVSGTVTDKMAPAVKRLYEQMPEPKYVISFGACANSGGPYWDSYSVTKGVDQIIPVDVYVPGCPPRPEALLQGILKLQEKIAAEDVPQRYAAPAAALGRPLRTAPGTAPGEGQQ